One genomic segment of Pedobacter endophyticus includes these proteins:
- a CDS encoding chorismate mutase, with amino-acid sequence MKLNLNIQPLNTWLNTNNEPLLISGPCSAETEEQLLTTAHLLAATGKVSVLRAGIWKPRTRPGEFEGIGSIGLEWLKRAKEETGLPTAVEVANAKHVEEALAAGVDILWIGARSTVNPFTVQEIADALKGHDVPVLIKNPVNPDLQLWIGAIERINGAGITKIGAIHRGFSSFEKSSFRNEPMWKLAIQLKTLCPDLPIINDPSHICGNRELIPYIAQKALDLDMQGLMIESHLDPSVAWTDAKQQVTPAALAELVDRLTVREPEAPNEAFADKLADLRKSIDKIDDILLQKLGERMSIVEKIGEYKRDNQVTILQVNRWDEIIKKGHAFAKALKLDTNFTEKFLELMHGESIRKQTEIMNAGKTEKGIAAEQHTEVVK; translated from the coding sequence ATGAAACTTAATTTAAACATTCAGCCATTAAACACTTGGTTAAACACCAACAACGAACCTTTATTGATTTCAGGCCCATGTAGCGCAGAAACTGAAGAGCAATTATTAACAACAGCTCATTTATTGGCTGCAACAGGCAAAGTATCGGTTTTAAGAGCCGGAATTTGGAAGCCACGCACCCGTCCGGGAGAATTTGAAGGTATCGGAAGCATTGGTTTAGAATGGTTGAAGCGTGCAAAAGAAGAAACCGGCTTACCAACTGCGGTTGAAGTTGCAAATGCAAAACACGTTGAAGAAGCTTTAGCAGCAGGAGTAGATATTTTATGGATTGGCGCACGTTCTACAGTAAACCCTTTCACCGTTCAGGAAATTGCCGACGCCTTAAAAGGACACGATGTTCCGGTATTAATCAAAAACCCGGTTAACCCCGATTTACAGTTGTGGATTGGAGCAATTGAACGCATTAACGGTGCTGGCATTACCAAAATTGGTGCAATTCACCGTGGTTTCTCTTCATTCGAGAAAAGCTCTTTCCGTAACGAACCAATGTGGAAACTTGCTATTCAATTGAAAACACTTTGCCCTGATTTACCAATCATTAACGATCCAAGTCACATTTGTGGTAACCGTGAGTTGATCCCATACATTGCTCAAAAAGCATTAGATTTAGATATGCAAGGCTTAATGATCGAGTCTCACCTTGATCCTTCGGTTGCCTGGACTGATGCTAAACAACAAGTTACACCAGCCGCTTTAGCCGAATTAGTTGACCGCTTAACCGTTCGTGAGCCGGAAGCACCAAACGAAGCGTTCGCTGATAAATTAGCTGATTTACGTAAATCAATTGATAAAATTGATGATATTCTTTTGCAAAAACTAGGTGAGCGTATGTCGATCGTGGAAAAAATCGGCGAGTACAAACGCGATAACCAGGTAACCATTTTGCAGGTAAACCGTTGGGATGAGATCATTAAAAAAGGCCACGCTTTTGCTAAAGCCTTAAAATTAGATACCAATTTCACCGAGAAATTCTTAGAATTGATGCACGGCGAATCTATCCGTAAGCAAACTGAAATAATGAATGCAGGCAAAACTGAGAAAGGCATTGCAGCAGAACAACATACTGAAGTTGTGAAATAA
- the aroA gene encoding 3-phosphoshikimate 1-carboxyvinyltransferase, which translates to MSKNALVSFKGTKNINTEIQLTGSKSECNRALIISALSDKLVKVENLSNAADTVTLDGILKKLGVESSELGESATLKAPNSTLVDVGPAGTAMRFLSAYLSAKNGNFLLTGTERMKQRPIGILAEALKTIGANISYAENDGFPPLNIVGPLNQKTSKVKIKGDVSSQYISALLMIAPTLPDGLTLEIDGELTSKPYVDMTLDMLAEAGIKHLWNGNSISISAQPFKSSTLVVEPDWSAASYWYSIAALAHEAEISLPALKEKSLQGDSKIQNIMRIFGISTEKTEKGIAISNLGVSLDTDQILDLKTCPDLAQTIIVVAAALGKNMAFTGLETLKIKETNRIAALQNELAKIGVTLTEDNLVYTLNTDGLHFPDKITIATYEDHRMAMAFAPLALLINEVEIEEMQVVEKSYPYFWEDLKKAGFEVKEI; encoded by the coding sequence ATGTCAAAAAATGCCTTAGTTTCCTTTAAGGGAACCAAGAATATTAATACGGAAATACAACTGACAGGCTCGAAAAGCGAATGCAATAGAGCTTTGATTATTAGCGCATTGAGCGATAAACTCGTTAAAGTGGAAAATTTATCAAATGCCGCCGATACGGTTACATTAGATGGAATACTCAAAAAGTTGGGAGTTGAGAGTTCGGAGTTGGGAGAAAGCGCTACACTAAAAGCTCCAAACTCAACACTCGTAGATGTTGGCCCTGCGGGAACGGCTATGCGCTTTCTTTCTGCCTATTTATCTGCAAAAAATGGCAATTTCCTGCTAACCGGAACCGAGCGGATGAAACAGCGCCCAATTGGTATTCTGGCTGAGGCTTTAAAAACCATTGGCGCCAATATCTCTTACGCTGAAAATGATGGCTTCCCTCCGCTCAACATTGTTGGGCCCTTGAACCAAAAGACCTCCAAAGTAAAAATCAAGGGTGATGTAAGCAGTCAGTATATTTCGGCATTGCTGATGATTGCCCCTACCCTGCCAGATGGATTAACCCTCGAGATTGATGGCGAACTCACTTCTAAACCATATGTAGATATGACGTTGGATATGCTTGCCGAGGCGGGTATTAAACATTTGTGGAACGGCAACTCAATTTCGATTAGCGCACAGCCTTTTAAGTCTTCAACATTGGTGGTTGAGCCCGATTGGAGCGCAGCATCGTATTGGTACAGCATAGCGGCATTAGCTCATGAAGCTGAAATCAGTTTGCCAGCCCTTAAAGAAAAGAGCCTTCAAGGGGATAGCAAAATTCAAAATATCATGCGGATTTTTGGAATATCGACCGAAAAAACTGAGAAAGGCATTGCTATCAGCAATTTGGGCGTATCGCTTGATACAGACCAAATCCTTGATCTTAAAACCTGCCCAGACTTGGCGCAAACAATTATTGTGGTTGCGGCTGCATTGGGCAAAAACATGGCATTTACAGGTCTTGAAACCTTAAAAATTAAAGAAACCAACCGTATTGCAGCCTTACAAAACGAACTTGCAAAAATTGGCGTTACGTTAACCGAAGATAATCTGGTTTATACATTGAACACCGATGGACTGCATTTTCCTGATAAAATTACTATTGCCACCTACGAAGATCACCGAATGGCAATGGCCTTTGCTCCGCTGGCCTTGTTAATAAACGAGGTGGAAATTGAAGAAATGCAGGTAGTAGAAAAATCTTATCCTTATTTTTGGGAGGATTTGAAAAAGGCGGGGTTTGAAGTGAAAGAGATCTGA